Genomic window (Escherichia fergusonii ATCC 35469):
TGAAGGTCGGGCAGGTGTAGTTCAGGGTATAGGCCCGTTCCGCCAGGTTTACCAGTACGTCGAGTTCTGCCAGTGCGCTCGCGCTCTGTTGCAACGCTTCCAGATGCGGCAACAACAGGTCGAACAACTCTTCATAAAGCTGTTTTTCCAGTGCCAGCGCTTTACCTTTCGAGGTGAGTACTTTGTCTTCATACTCTTTTAGCTCTGGAATAATGTAGCGTTCGGCGTTTTTCAGCGTCTGGCGACGCATATAGTTGATGGGTGCCAGATGGCTTTGTCCACGGCTAATCTGAATGTAATAACCATGCACCGCGTTAAAGCCGACTTTCAGCGTGTCCAGGCCGGTACGTTCACGCTCGCGAACTTCCAGACGCTCCAGATAATCGGTCGCGCCGTCAGCCAGCGCGCGCCACTCATCCAGCTCTTCGTTATAGCCCGATGCGATAACACCACCGTCGCGTACCAGCACCGGCGGTGTGTCGATGATTGCCCGCTCCAGCAGATCGCGCAGCTCTGCAAACTCGCCCATTTTCTCACGCAGCGCCTGCACTGGTGCACTATCGACATTCTCTAACTGCGCTCGCAGCTCCGGCAGTTGCTGGAAAGCGTGACGCATACGGGCCAGATCGCGTGGGCGAGCGGTACGCAACGCCAGACGCGCCAGAATACGTTCCAGGTCGCCAACCTGACGTAGTACCGGCTGCAACTCGGCGGTGAAATCCTGCAATGCGCCAATAGTTTGCTGGCGCTCAAGCAACACGCGGGTATCGCGCACTGGCATATGCAGCCAGCGTTTCAGCATACGACTCCCCATCGGCGTTACAGTGCAGTCGAGCACAGAAGCCAGCGTGTTTTCCGCACCGCCCGCCAGGTTCTGGGTAATTTCCAGGTTACGGCGCGTTGCGGCATCCATAATGATGCTGTCCTGCTCACGTTCCATAGTGATAGAACGAATATGCGGCAGGGTCGTGCGTTGCGTATCTTTCGCATACTGCAACAGACAACCGGCGGCACAAAGTCCGCGCGGCGCGTTCTCGACGCCAAAACCGACCAGATCGCGAGTGCCAAATTGTAGATTCAACTGCTGGCGCGCGGTGTCGATTTCAAACTCCCACAGCGGACGACGGCGCAAACCGCGACGACCTTCAATTAACGACATTTCAGCAAAATCTTCTGCATACAGCAGTTCCGCCGGATTAGTGCGTTGCAGTTCTGCCGCCATCGTTTCGCGGTCAGCCGGTTCACTCAGGCGAAAACGACCGGAACTGATATCCAGCGTCGCGTAGCCGAAACCTTTACTGTCCTGCCAGATAGCCGCCAGCAGGTTGTCCTGACGCTCCTGCAACAGCGCTTCATCGCTGATGGTGCCCGGCGTAACGATACGCACAACTTTGCGCTCAACTGGACCTTTGCTGGTCGCCGGATCGCCAATTTGTTCGCAGATGGCAACGGACTCGCCCTGATTCACCAGTTTGGCGAGGTAGTTTTCCACTGCATGGTAGGGAATCCCCGCCATCGGGATCGGCTCGCCCGCTGAAGCGCCGCGTTTGGTCAGTGAAATATCCAGCAGTTGTGACGCACGTTTTGCGTCGTCATAAAACAGTTCGTAAAAGTCACCCATCCGGTAGAACAGCAGGATCTCGGGATGCTGGGCTTTCAGCTTGAGATACTGCTGCATCATTGGCGTGTGGGCGTCGAAATTTTCTATTGCACTCATGGCGTTATGTCCGGTTCCCTGATTTTAAGTGAATAGCGATGTTTTTTTGTTTTCGTTGTTATCGCAGAAGGAACACATGATAACGGAGATAGCTATTTCAGGGAAAGCGAGGAAAGGTGGCTTCGCGATCGCTATTCCTGAAGTGTGTGTAAATTGCATTGGGTAAAAAAAGGGGAGGAAGAAGGCTCACACTTTTGCTCTGAAACTTCCCGGAGTAAACAATAACTCTCAGTATGTGTCAGTCTGCTGTTGCATCAAGCAATGCCCTGGCCGTTAATTCGTCAGTAATTAGACCATTAATAAGCCCACTGGCCAGCACCGCCTGGATGGCGGATATTTTCGTTGGCCCACCCGCCAGTGCCACAATATTGTCGCGGCGTTGCAGATCCAAAGGAATTGTCATTGTCCTGGCGGTCAAACCATTATCAATTCGTTGACCTTTGGCGGTAAAGAAATGGCCTAAAATCTCGCCTATTGCCCCCGAGGCTGATATCGCATTAATTTCACTCACGTCGATCATCCCGGCCTCCACCAGCTGAGCTGCGGGTTCCACAGTACCAATCCCCACTAATTTCATTGCGCTACCCATTGCCATATCAAACACCTGACGCACACCGTGTTGAGAAAGCATCACTTCTTTGTCTTCAACACTATTGGCGATGAATGGCACGGGCATCATATAAGCCTGAGCTCCGGTTTTTTCGGCAATGCGATGCATAACATCATGGGGATTGAGGGCGTAATTGCGCGTCAGGCAGCCGAGCAGCGAAACAAAGCGCACCTGATGGGCATCGATTTGGCGTAGCTGATGAATAGCAGCAGAAAGGGTTCGCCCATGGCCCATTCCTATGGTGATATCAGGATGATTTTTCAGTATGTTGCGAAGGTAATCCGCGCCTGCCATCCCCAGTGCGCGGACCGGGAGTCCTTCCTCTGCGGTATCCGGCGCCACACAACAAAATGTGAGGCCGAAGCGTTTTGCTAACTGCGACTCCAGTTCTACGCAGGCTACAATATCACCCTCGATACTGACCTTAACCGCGCCTTCAGATACGGCGCGGGCAATCAGTCGATGCGTTTTCACCGATGGCAATCCCAGCCGTTTTGCCACTTCCGCCTGGGTGAGACCGCCAACATAGTGCAGCCATGCCGCACGCAAACTAAGTGTCTCGTCGCTATCCATATATTTCATCTCTTGTTCCAGACTTTTTACAGCGTTCAGATATTCAAATCCTCAACGCCGGTATCAATATAAGGCGCCCAGTAGGCAACGCTTTCGGCTATTTCAGCGCAAGTCAGGCTGTCGGTCGGTTCCCGTTCTTTGAAACTCAGTTCCAGGCATATCTCATTATCTTTAGCGCCGCCACGGGCCAGGGCATTCAGTAACGCTTCTGGCTGAATGCGACCGTGTTTATTGTACTGAGCAGTAAAGGGGCGGTGCCCACCTTTATCCTGCATACTTTGCTTTATATGAATAATAGGCGAGTAGCGGGGAACGGCTTGCGCCCAGGCATACGGATCATAATCCCGCGGATCGGGTGAGGTGACATCACCATGATCAATATCTGCCATCATCCACATGGGAATGGCAAACGGGGCCGCGCTCAGTCTGTTTTGCAGCGCCAGACAAGCGGGGATGGTTTCACCGAACTCGCGGCCTATACTCATTGGTTCCCAGAAGAGATATTTTAATCCGGCAGATTTTGCGTGTTCTGCCACTTCTCCCCAGCAATCAATGGCGATGTTAATCAACGCTTCCCGCTGCTGTGGGTCGTTGTGATCCTGTTGCGTGAAAATCGCAAACTGTGAACCAATGGCGTCACCGCCAAGTTCAGCCGTGATATCCGCAAAAGTTTTAAACCAGTCGATGTAGTAACGGCGTACTGACGCATCCGGATGCCCGAAATGGTTTAGCCGACCATAAGGCCCGGTCATACCGGATGTCACACGTACCCCGGTGGAAAGCTGGGCTTTTTTCATTCGCCGCAGCATCTGGGCGATCGTCGACGCAGGCCAGCCTGGGTTGATAAATTCATGAGTAAGCTGAATATCCCGAATACGAATTTGCCGGGCAATGGTATTAAGCAGATCTTCCGGCGTCGCAATCCGGTTAACCAATGGATTGGTATTTAAAGACAAAGAAAGCGCCATTATTCTCTCCTTAGCTGGCTTTAGCCTGTAGTGGCGAATGTCTGGTGGCGGTAAACCATCCGCTAAAGGCCCGTTGCTCATCGTCGCTAAGGTGAAGACCATGCTTGGTCCGTCGCCAAAGAATATCATCCGCCTGTTTCGCCCACTCTTTTTCGATGAGGTAACGCGCTTCGGCTTCATAAAACAGACCGCCGAAGTGCAGGCCTAACTCCTCAAGGCTCGTAGCTTCCCCTAACAGCTGTGGCATCCGCGCGCCATACAGACGGGCGTAATGCTTACACAGATGCTGAGGTAACCAGTTGTAACGGCTTTTCATGGATTGCAGGAAAGTTTCAAAATCGGCATCGGCTATTTCTCCGCCGGGCAGCACTGCTGTGCGCGTCCAGTCGGCACCCATGTGCGGAAAAAAGGGTTTCAGTTTTTGCAGGGCGTGTTCCGCCAGTTTACGGAAGGTGGTGATTTTCCCGCCAAACACATGGAGCAACGGCAATTGTTGTTGCTCATCAAGCTCAAACACATAGTCGCGCGTTACTGCCGAAGGGTTACCTTTGCCATCATCAAACAGTGGCCTGACCCCGGAAAAACGGGTGATGACATCACTGGCGCAGAGCTGAATTTTGAAATAACGATTAATCACATCCAGCAGATATTGCTGCTCGCTGTCATCGGCAGTCACGGAGTCAGCATCACCTTCCCAGGGAATATCGGTGGTGCCAATCAGTGCCTTATCGCCTTCATACGGGTTAATAAAAATGACGCGTTTATCGTTATTTTGCATCAGGTAGGCTTGCTGACCTTCCCAGAATTTCGGCACGATGATGTGTGAACCTTTCACCAGACGAACGTTGCGGCTGCTGCGGGTTTGGGTCACCTGGTTGATTATCTCCAGAACCCAGGGGCCAGCCGCATTGACCAGCGCTTTGGCACGCAGCGTCTGTTGTTCACCAGTTTGAGTGTTTTGTAATGTGATAACCCATGCGTCGGCAGCGCGGTGGGCGGAGATACAACGCGTACGGGTGAGAATAGTGGCTCCGTGCTCGGCGGCGTCCAGTGCGTTCAGTGAGACCAGTCGCGCATCATCTACCCAGCAGTCGGAATACTCAAACCCTTTGCGATACGCATTTTTGATTGGCGCGCCTTCCGGATCTTGATGTAAATCGAGGATCCGTGTACCGGGAAGTTTTTTACGCCCACCCAGGTGGTCATATAAGTAAAGCCCCATACGGACAAGCCATGCCGGACGATCGCCTGGGCTATGCGGAAGGACAAAGCGCATCGGCCAGACAATATGCGGTGCCGCATTTAACAACACTTCGCGTTCGATAAGCGCTTCACGGACCAGACGAAATTCATAATATTCCAGATAACGTAACCCGCCATGTACCAGCTTGCCGGAACGAGAAGATGTGCCCTGGGCCAGATCGTCCTTTTCACACATGGCGACAGATAGCCCGCGCCCGGCGGCATCACGTGCGATACCCGCACCGTTGATGCCACCGCCAATAACAAACAGATCAAGAATCTTTTCACTCATGGCTGACTCCATAAATCAAATTAACATGCGGCTGACGGGGGATTTAATACATTCCAGGCTGGTGGCAGTTCGCGGCGAAGTTGCTGGTAGCAGTTAAATAAATGCTGGTAACGGTCAGTCAGCGCGGAAGATGGGGGTTCAGGGGCATCGAGAAGCGGTGTTACCCATGTTGCAATGCACTGTTCCATGGAGGGATACGCGCCGATAGCGACGGCAGCCATCATTGCCGCTCCGGCGGCACCCGCTTCTTCACGTTTGCTGCTGCGAACTGGCACGCCAAGGCAGGCTGATAGCACCTGACGAAGCTGTGGCGAACGAATCGCGCCACCGGTAAGACGTAATTCGCCGGGCAATTGCTCACCCATTGCCAGATAACAATCCCGTGCGGCAAAGCCGATCCCTTCAATGACGGCGCGAACCAGATCCGCAAAACCGTGGCTATAACTCAGGCCAACTAAACTTGCCCTCGCATTCGCATTGACGAAAGGCCCACGTTCCCCGGCTTCGGAAATATAGGGGTGATACAGCAAGGCACCGGGTTTTGCCTCACTGAGCCAGCGATCAAGATGCTGGACCAGTCTGGCGTGGCTGACTTCGCAACCAAAGCTTGCCAACAGCTCACTGGCGACATGTAATAGCCAGTCGAGATTAAGGGTCGATGCCATATTGGTTTGCACCTGGGTGACATAACCAGGGCAGGGCAGTTGAATGACATACCCTGTTTGCTCACTGTTAAGCCACACGTTGTCGGTCGATACGCTACGAAGATGCACGCCTGTTGAGCCGACAATCGAACAGGCGGTATTTGCCTCGCCGGTATGTACGCCTGCTCCCAGCGCCGTCATCACCATATCGACATAACCCAGACTGACGGGCGTCCCGGCGCGTAGCCCGGTAAGCGCCGCGGCCTCTTTGGTTAACGCGTGGGTGATGTTACTGCCGTCGATAATCTCAGGCAGAAGATGGTGACGATGCTCAAGCCCCAGCGCCGCAATAACCAGATCGTCATAGCGTTGGTGGCGAAAATTACCAAAGGTAAAACTGGCTTCGGAAGGATCGGTCGCCCGGATACCCGTTAAATTCAGATACAGCCAGTCTTTGCAATGGAGCGCCACCTCGCTGTTGTCCAGCAACTGCGGATAAAAGCGGTCCATATGCGCCATCTGCGCACTTTGCTGACAGGTATTTAACCCTGTTCCCGTTGCTTCAAAGCGTGCACGCGCCAGCGGTGAGCGCGAAAGAGTCTCAACGGTAGGCGCGGCGCGGGCGTCCAGCCAAATCCAGGCGTCATCGACCGGGCGGTTTTGGTGGCCCACCAGCCAGGTGCCGTCGCCTTGCCCGGTGACAGCAATCGCAACCACACGCTCAGCCAGATTTTCCACACGTTCAGCAAGTTTGCGGATAGACACCACGGCATCCTGCCAGGTCTGTTCCATGGACTGTTGCGCTGCGCCGCCCGCACTGCGTGAATAGCTATTGCGTACGGAAGCGCACTCTATTTGTTCACCCTCAAGATCAAACGCCACGGCCTTTACGACTGAAGTGCCGGAGTCCAGCCCAAGAATGATGTCACGATTATCCATCGATGCCTCTGTTATCAGGTTGACCGCAGTGGTTGCAAAAATAGTTGTTAATTACGTGTAACTTTTATTGAGTAATAACGTTACTTAACATTTATCACAAACTTAACATTACTGGTGAATTATTTTTCTTAAGTGGGAATAAATTTCACTCAGGAGAGCGGGCTGGATCACAAATTTGCCGCGTTAAGCCGATTATTTCCGCTAGTGAGCCGCCGTGTTATGGGGAGTCTGATGAAATGTTTATGAGATAAAAATGTTAGATCCAGATCGCGCTATCGATAAAAACAAACGTCTTGCAGTTGACAACCAGGCAACAAACGAACAATTCTCATCACATATAGTTATCTTATCTATAACATTGGGTCGGGACAATACGCCTGTGCCAACTGTCTGTGAGGTCAACATTATGTCTGGTGTTTCCGCACTTGCTTCTCAACATTC
Coding sequences:
- the mutS gene encoding DNA mismatch repair protein MutS, which encodes MSAIENFDAHTPMMQQYLKLKAQHPEILLFYRMGDFYELFYDDAKRASQLLDISLTKRGASAGEPIPMAGIPYHAVENYLAKLVNQGESVAICEQIGDPATSKGPVERKVVRIVTPGTISDEALLQERQDNLLAAIWQDSKGFGYATLDISSGRFRLSEPADRETMAAELQRTNPAELLYAEDFAEMSLIEGRRGLRRRPLWEFEIDTARQQLNLQFGTRDLVGFGVENAPRGLCAAGCLLQYAKDTQRTTLPHIRSITMEREQDSIIMDAATRRNLEITQNLAGGAENTLASVLDCTVTPMGSRMLKRWLHMPVRDTRVLLERQQTIGALQDFTAELQPVLRQVGDLERILARLALRTARPRDLARMRHAFQQLPELRAQLENVDSAPVQALREKMGEFAELRDLLERAIIDTPPVLVRDGGVIASGYNEELDEWRALADGATDYLERLEVRERERTGLDTLKVGFNAVHGYYIQISRGQSHLAPINYMRRQTLKNAERYIIPELKEYEDKVLTSKGKALALEKQLYEELFDLLLPHLEALQQSASALAELDVLVNLAERAYTLNYTCPTFIDKPGIRITEGRHPVVEQVLNEPFIANPLNLSPQRRMLIITGPNMGGKSTYMRQTALIALMAYIGSYVPAQKVEIGPIDRIFTRVGAADDLASGRSTFMVEMTETANILHNATEYSLVLMDEIGRGTSTYDGLSLAWACAENLANKIKALTLFATHYFELTQLPEKMEGVANVHLDALEHGDTIAFMHSVQDGAASKSYGLAVAALAGVPKEVIKRARQKLRELESISPNAAATQVDGTQMSLLSVPEETSPAVEALENLDPDSLTPRQALEWIYRLKSLV
- a CDS encoding sugar-binding transcriptional regulator, which gives rise to MKYMDSDETLSLRAAWLHYVGGLTQAEVAKRLGLPSVKTHRLIARAVSEGAVKVSIEGDIVACVELESQLAKRFGLTFCCVAPDTAEEGLPVRALGMAGADYLRNILKNHPDITIGMGHGRTLSAAIHQLRQIDAHQVRFVSLLGCLTRNYALNPHDVMHRIAEKTGAQAYMMPVPFIANSVEDKEVMLSQHGVRQVFDMAMGSAMKLVGIGTVEPAAQLVEAGMIDVSEINAISASGAIGEILGHFFTAKGQRIDNGLTARTMTIPLDLQRRDNIVALAGGPTKISAIQAVLASGLINGLITDELTARALLDATAD
- a CDS encoding sugar phosphate isomerase/epimerase family protein, giving the protein MALSLSLNTNPLVNRIATPEDLLNTIARQIRIRDIQLTHEFINPGWPASTIAQMLRRMKKAQLSTGVRVTSGMTGPYGRLNHFGHPDASVRRYYIDWFKTFADITAELGGDAIGSQFAIFTQQDHNDPQQREALINIAIDCWGEVAEHAKSAGLKYLFWEPMSIGREFGETIPACLALQNRLSAAPFAIPMWMMADIDHGDVTSPDPRDYDPYAWAQAVPRYSPIIHIKQSMQDKGGHRPFTAQYNKHGRIQPEALLNALARGGAKDNEICLELSFKEREPTDSLTCAEIAESVAYWAPYIDTGVEDLNI
- a CDS encoding glycerol-3-phosphate dehydrogenase — its product is MSEKILDLFVIGGGINGAGIARDAAGRGLSVAMCEKDDLAQGTSSRSGKLVHGGLRYLEYYEFRLVREALIEREVLLNAAPHIVWPMRFVLPHSPGDRPAWLVRMGLYLYDHLGGRKKLPGTRILDLHQDPEGAPIKNAYRKGFEYSDCWVDDARLVSLNALDAAEHGATILTRTRCISAHRAADAWVITLQNTQTGEQQTLRAKALVNAAGPWVLEIINQVTQTRSSRNVRLVKGSHIIVPKFWEGQQAYLMQNNDKRVIFINPYEGDKALIGTTDIPWEGDADSVTADDSEQQYLLDVINRYFKIQLCASDVITRFSGVRPLFDDGKGNPSAVTRDYVFELDEQQQLPLLHVFGGKITTFRKLAEHALQKLKPFFPHMGADWTRTAVLPGGEIADADFETFLQSMKSRYNWLPQHLCKHYARLYGARMPQLLGEATSLEELGLHFGGLFYEAEARYLIEKEWAKQADDILWRRTKHGLHLSDDEQRAFSGWFTATRHSPLQAKAS
- a CDS encoding FGGY-family carbohydrate kinase, with the translated sequence MDNRDIILGLDSGTSVVKAVAFDLEGEQIECASVRNSYSRSAGGAAQQSMEQTWQDAVVSIRKLAERVENLAERVVAIAVTGQGDGTWLVGHQNRPVDDAWIWLDARAAPTVETLSRSPLARARFEATGTGLNTCQQSAQMAHMDRFYPQLLDNSEVALHCKDWLYLNLTGIRATDPSEASFTFGNFRHQRYDDLVIAALGLEHRHHLLPEIIDGSNITHALTKEAAALTGLRAGTPVSLGYVDMVMTALGAGVHTGEANTACSIVGSTGVHLRSVSTDNVWLNSEQTGYVIQLPCPGYVTQVQTNMASTLNLDWLLHVASELLASFGCEVSHARLVQHLDRWLSEAKPGALLYHPYISEAGERGPFVNANARASLVGLSYSHGFADLVRAVIEGIGFAARDCYLAMGEQLPGELRLTGGAIRSPQLRQVLSACLGVPVRSSKREEAGAAGAAMMAAVAIGAYPSMEQCIATWVTPLLDAPEPPSSALTDRYQHLFNCYQQLRRELPPAWNVLNPPSAAC